The Metabacillus litoralis genome contains a region encoding:
- a CDS encoding BglG family transcription antiterminator — protein MIVSARERLILQYLIEEANQEVTIKELADLIDVSERTIHRDLKNIESVLQDFKLELVKRAGIGIKIIGDESSLHELRISIQKQDYKEYTPDERMMVALCTLLDHQQPMKLQSLANDLGVTTATISHDLDKLEPFVQEYGLNLIRRRGYGIELTGAEEAKRKAITSLISNRFDVPDFLRMVRENIERKSSNKIDSISERLLGLVQKEKLIIIENLINTINSRLPYPLADSSYVGLVVHLALAIERIQRGENITIKGEYLDQLKESREFAFANEIAMKLEETFSIDIPEDEKGYITMHLRGAKLRFEGKMDIQDENFGIAYLVQRLIEQVEKLTDKGLKHDQSLFQGLIAHLQPAVYRLKQGMKITNPLLQEIKRDYQELFQVLQQAVSVTLPFEKVPDEEVGYLVLHFGAALNKRKNAKKLKALIICSSGIGTSKMLATQINNQFPHIAELRNISAFELRDINVSEYDLILSTIPIEDISSDYLLVSPILTADELHKIKDYIEEKGLEIATGSSFYEVKEDEEKLTLTFEQYQEFTGKSHILLKLLEELEVFDIENTEQLRSILAPVSQRLKDKGFVHNENDIVEALLLREHVGGLAIPETKLALFHARSETVVRPGFHVLNLQRSVTLRAMDNEMLEVSRILLLIAPEHADAEDLEIMSFISASIIESLESITMFETAAKSSLIQYISQKYFSNFVQNLRSVY, from the coding sequence ATGATTGTTTCCGCTAGGGAGCGTCTTATTCTTCAATATTTAATTGAAGAAGCTAATCAGGAAGTGACAATTAAGGAGCTTGCTGACTTAATTGATGTAAGTGAAAGAACGATTCATAGAGATCTGAAAAATATTGAGTCTGTGTTACAAGACTTCAAGCTTGAGTTGGTAAAACGAGCTGGGATTGGTATTAAGATTATTGGAGATGAAAGTAGTCTTCATGAATTAAGAATATCGATTCAAAAGCAGGATTATAAGGAATACACACCTGACGAACGAATGATGGTGGCACTTTGTACATTATTAGATCATCAGCAGCCAATGAAACTTCAATCATTGGCAAACGATCTTGGCGTCACAACCGCAACAATTAGTCATGATCTTGATAAATTAGAGCCTTTTGTACAGGAATATGGGTTGAACTTAATTCGAAGAAGAGGTTATGGAATAGAGCTAACCGGAGCGGAGGAAGCAAAGCGGAAGGCGATCACTAGCTTGATTTCCAACCGGTTTGATGTTCCTGACTTTTTACGAATGGTCCGGGAAAACATTGAAAGAAAATCTTCAAATAAAATTGATTCCATTTCAGAGCGACTGCTGGGTCTCGTTCAAAAAGAAAAACTCATTATAATAGAAAATCTAATTAATACGATTAATTCACGCTTGCCATATCCATTAGCCGACAGCTCATACGTTGGGTTAGTTGTTCACCTTGCGCTTGCGATTGAACGAATTCAGCGTGGTGAGAACATCACAATAAAGGGCGAATATCTTGATCAGCTGAAGGAATCCCGTGAGTTTGCTTTTGCAAATGAAATTGCGATGAAGCTTGAAGAAACCTTTAGTATCGACATACCTGAAGATGAAAAAGGGTATATTACGATGCATTTAAGAGGCGCAAAGCTTCGATTTGAAGGTAAGATGGATATCCAGGATGAAAATTTCGGGATTGCCTATCTTGTTCAAAGGTTAATTGAGCAGGTTGAAAAGCTTACTGATAAAGGATTAAAGCATGATCAATCTCTTTTTCAAGGCTTGATAGCCCATCTTCAGCCTGCTGTTTATCGGTTAAAGCAGGGGATGAAAATTACAAATCCACTTCTTCAAGAAATTAAACGAGATTACCAGGAGCTTTTTCAAGTTCTTCAACAAGCTGTAAGTGTAACTTTGCCGTTTGAAAAAGTCCCGGATGAAGAAGTTGGATACCTAGTGTTGCACTTTGGGGCAGCCCTAAATAAACGAAAAAACGCAAAAAAATTAAAGGCGTTAATTATCTGCTCAAGTGGTATAGGAACATCAAAAATGCTTGCCACACAGATTAATAATCAATTTCCGCATATTGCAGAGCTTAGAAACATATCAGCATTTGAATTGAGAGATATTAATGTTAGTGAATATGATCTTATTTTATCTACAATTCCTATAGAAGACATTTCAAGTGATTACTTACTTGTTAGCCCAATTTTAACAGCAGATGAATTACATAAGATAAAAGATTATATTGAGGAAAAAGGGCTAGAAATAGCAACAGGTTCAAGCTTCTATGAGGTAAAGGAAGACGAAGAAAAGTTAACATTAACCTTCGAGCAGTACCAAGAGTTTACTGGTAAGTCACACATTTTACTAAAACTTTTAGAGGAATTAGAAGTGTTTGATATAGAAAATACAGAACAATTAAGGTCAATCCTAGCACCTGTTAGTCAGAGGTTAAAAGATAAAGGATTCGTTCATAATGAAAACGATATTGTGGAAGCTTTGCTACTGCGTGAGCATGTTGGTGGGCTAGCAATACCTGAAACAAAACTAGCCTTATTCCATGCTAGAAGCGAGACAGTTGTCCGACCTGGCTTTCATGTACTTAACCTCCAGCGCTCGGTCACTTTACGTGCGATGGACAATGAAATGCTTGAGGTTTCAAGAATTCTTTTACTCATTGCACCTGAACATGCAGATGCTGAGGATTTGGAGATTATGAGCTTTATCAGTGCTAGCATTATTGAATCATTAGAAAGTATTACCATGTTTGAAACGGCTGCGAAAAGTAGTCTTATTCAATATATTAGTCAAAAATATTTTTCAAACTTTGTTCAAAACTTAAGGAGTGTTTATTAA
- a CDS encoding PTS mannitol transporter subunit IICB → METNQNKGDFRVKVQRFGSYLSGMIMPNIGAFIAWGIITALFIPTGWAPNETLAALVGPMITYLLPLLIGYTGGKMIYDVRGGVVGATATMGVIVGSEIPMFLGAMIMGPLGGYLIKKVDGLLKDKVRQGFEMLVNNFSAGILGAILTLAALVGIGPVVEGLNRVLAGAVQAIFDAGLLPLASIFIEPAKVLFLNNAINHGILSPIGIEQAASAGKSILFLLETNPGPGLGILLAYMFFGRGTAKQTAPGAVIIHFLGGIHEIYFPYILMKPMLILAAIAGGISGVFTFSIFNAGLVASPSPGSIIALLAMTPKGNYVGVLLGVIVAAAVSFLVASLILKTSKQTEEDLTEATAKMEAMKGKKSSVSGNLTGAEVAVEATSTEEFDFANVKKVIFACDAGMGSSAMGASILRNKVKKADIEGVDVSNTSINNIPADADIVISHKDLTDRAKAKLPTAYHVSVDNFLNSPKYDEIVEKLK, encoded by the coding sequence ATGGAAACAAATCAAAACAAAGGTGATTTTCGCGTTAAGGTCCAACGTTTTGGTAGTTATTTAAGTGGCATGATTATGCCAAATATAGGTGCATTTATTGCATGGGGTATTATTACAGCTTTATTCATTCCTACAGGTTGGGCGCCAAACGAAACATTAGCAGCATTGGTTGGTCCAATGATCACATATCTTCTACCTCTATTAATCGGATACACAGGTGGTAAGATGATTTATGACGTACGCGGTGGTGTGGTTGGTGCTACTGCTACGATGGGGGTTATCGTTGGTTCTGAAATCCCAATGTTCTTAGGTGCAATGATTATGGGTCCACTTGGTGGATACTTAATCAAAAAAGTAGACGGACTTTTAAAAGACAAAGTACGTCAAGGATTTGAAATGTTAGTAAACAACTTCTCAGCTGGTATTTTAGGTGCGATTTTAACCCTAGCAGCATTAGTGGGTATTGGTCCAGTTGTTGAAGGTTTAAACAGAGTCTTAGCGGGTGCAGTTCAAGCCATTTTCGATGCAGGATTACTTCCATTAGCAAGTATTTTCATCGAGCCGGCAAAAGTTTTATTCCTAAACAATGCAATTAACCATGGTATTTTAAGTCCAATTGGTATTGAGCAAGCAGCAAGTGCTGGAAAATCAATTTTATTCTTACTTGAAACAAACCCTGGTCCTGGTTTAGGTATTCTTTTAGCTTATATGTTCTTTGGAAGAGGGACTGCAAAACAAACAGCTCCTGGTGCAGTAATTATTCACTTCCTAGGTGGTATTCACGAGATTTACTTCCCGTACATCTTAATGAAGCCTATGTTAATTCTTGCAGCAATCGCTGGTGGTATTAGTGGTGTATTCACATTCTCAATCTTCAATGCAGGTTTAGTAGCAAGTCCTTCACCTGGTAGTATCATTGCCTTACTTGCAATGACGCCAAAAGGTAACTATGTAGGTGTACTTCTAGGTGTAATTGTAGCAGCAGCGGTATCATTCTTAGTAGCTTCTCTAATCTTAAAAACAAGCAAGCAAACAGAAGAAGATCTAACAGAAGCAACTGCAAAAATGGAAGCAATGAAAGGTAAAAAGAGCTCTGTAAGTGGTAACTTAACAGGCGCTGAAGTAGCAGTTGAAGCAACTTCGACTGAAGAATTTGATTTTGCCAATGTGAAAAAAGTCATCTTCGCATGTGACGCAGGTATGGGTTCAAGTGCGATGGGTGCCTCAATCTTAAGAAATAAAGTGAAAAAGGCAGACATTGAAGGTGTTGACGTTTCAAACACTTCAATCAACAACATCCCAGCTGATGCAGATATCGTTATTTCTCACAAAGACTTAACAGACCGTGCAAAAGCGAAGTTACCAACTGCTTATCACGTATCAGTTGATAATTTCTTAAACAGCCCGAAATATGATGAGATTGTTGAGAAGTTGAAATAA